Below is a window of Salvelinus fontinalis isolate EN_2023a chromosome 31, ASM2944872v1, whole genome shotgun sequence DNA.
tcaggcctaccactgttgtcgtcagccaacttaatgatggtgttggagtcgtgcttggccatgcagtcgtgggtggtgggggaacagggagtacaggaggggactaagcacgcacctctgaggggccccagtgttgaggattagcgcggcagatgtgttgttgccttccCTTACTGGCCTGTcaaaatccaggatccagttgcagagggaggtgtttagtcccagggtccttagctttgtgggcactatgatgttgaatgctgagctgtagtcaatgaacagcattctcacataggtgttccttttgtccaggtgggtttAGACTGGGCATCCAGCTTGTGGGTGGGTTTCCCTTTTGTAGTCcaaaatagttttcaagcccagccacatccgacgagcatcagagctggtgtagtaggattaaaTTTTATtcttgtattgacactttgccttttTGATAgatcgtctgagggcatagcgggatttctaataagtgtccagattagtgtcccgctccttgaaagcggaagctcttgcctttagctcggtgtggatgttgcctgtaattcatggcgTCTGGCTGGGAAatatacggtcactgtggggacgacgttgtcgatgcacttattgatgaagctgatgactgaggtggtatactcaatgccattggacgaatcccgggaacatattccagtctgtgctatcaaaacagtcctgtagcgtagcatctgtgtcatctgaccacttctgtattgaacgagtcactggtacttcctactttcgtttctgcttgtaaacaggaatcaggaggataaagttatggtcagatttgccaaatggagcaTTTTCTTATTTGCTTATGTCCTttttacagctcgttgagtgcggtcttagtgccggcatcggtttgtggtggtaaatagactgctacgaataatatagatagtgtggtctacagcttatcatgaggtattctacctcggGCGAGCAATAACTCAAAACTTGTTTAATGTTAGACATCGCggaccagcagttattgacaaatagacacacacccccgcccctcgtcttaccagacgtagctgctctgttcTGCCGAAAAACGGAGAAGCCAGCCAGGgtgacttacaattagtgcattcatcttatgaTAGCTGGATGAGACAATATATCACAATCGTagcaagtacattttccctcgataaagtagttatcagcaaagtGTATTTTGAATCCATTGAGCAGTGCAGCATATTCATATGTCCGGAGGATCTTGAGGATTGTCATATGTGTAAGACTGACACTTTCCGTCAGTTTACAGAGGAGCCCTCGGCAGCAGCTCCCAGCCCCAGCTCTGCCCCAGCCGAGGGGGGGGAGTCGTCAGGCAGCAGCCCTTGTCCGCCCCACGTCATGGCCCAGGTGCGCGTGCGGAACGTCCCAGAGCGGGAGCGCATCGTCCGGGGCATGCAGGACAGTAAGAGCCTGGACGAGATCAGCCAGGCATGCATCAGAGTGGCCCGGGGTGGGGGTCGGGGGGGCCAGCCAGAGGGCCGCAGGGCCACCATCTCCTCTGCCCTGGAGCTGGAGGGAACAGTCAGCCACGATGGGGACCTGACCCACTTCATCTGCCGCAACCTGGAGCAGAAGATCAAGATGAGCTCCAAGCCCAGCCtggactgtgactgtgactgtgagtaCCAGCACCGGGGGCCCGGGATGGGGGATTGGCTAATTAGTCATTAGGTACcaaacagaataaaaaatattcaatttttttttttttaaggacaAACAGGGAGACCATCTGAACTTGTCGAGTAAGACATTTCTGTTTTCTGTTGAAAAAGATTTAGCTAACAGTGGGCCTGAATTACGACCCTGGTGATCAGTAAAATGGTAATCCACACAATACCTTTTCTGGTGTTATTTCAGTGATACGTCAGTGTTTTGAAGTTGCAGTTGAAGACCGAGTTCCAAATCGAATCCATCCACCCTTCCCCTCTCTAGTGATTAGATTAGCACCCGCAGGAAGGGTGGAAGGACTCACACAGCAGTTTGGTTTGCTTTGCAGACTGTCGGTTAACGTAACTTCCggtctgtgtgcgtgcatgtttcTTTTCTTTCTGTGTCCAGCGGACTGCTCAGGTTCCATCAGCAGCAGAGGCCGTGGGTCGTCGTCGCGGCGGCCGGCTGACATCCCTCCCATCGACCCTGCTGTCTTGGCGGAcctgcagagacacacagaggaagTCGCCCACAGCGTGGAGCTAATGATGCGCAGCCTCAACGGAACCATCCAGAATGTACGTGAGCTCAGTTtgttcacaccacacacacgttTCTGTATTTAGTTCTGTATTACATTTGTACTGCTCTAGGGTTATTTATTGCTTGGATAACCTTGTCTACTATTACCTATTGATTAATTTTCCATTCTTTATGCGCTGCCCACATCGTCTGAAGAATTATCACTGTGAATCAATGTATATTTTGTTTGCGTGTCAATTAATCCCGCAATTGATTGGGTTGCCAGCTGGCAATTTTGACACGCAAATAAAATGTCATTAATTTATTCATTCACACACATATACTCACTCAAATACTTCTGATCTCCCTGCTGTCCTTTTAGTAATGCTCTAATTGTAAGTTGCCTGGAATTCATGTGTCTGCGATATGCTGTATGTCTTTATCTTTGTGTGTCCAGATGACAGCGCTGAGTGTGGGCTACATCCAGACGTATAGAGACTCTGTGGACAGCCTGGGGGAGTCTGTGGACATGAGCATAAAGGTGAGAGAACAGATAGCTTGGCCAGACATGAATGGAAGGATGAGCAGTGAATACTGATCGACAGTCCCAGATGCTTCTTGTCATAAGTATTATGTGCTGATTGTAGCGTGTGTGTCCATAGGGAATGTACACACTGATGGCGCGCTGTGAGGAGCTGGACCGCTCCATGCAGCCCATCCACACTCTGGCCGCCCAGATCCGGGACATCAAACGCACCCTGGATGCCCTGGAGGCCATCTGCAAGTAGCCCCTCTCCCTCCCGGACTCTCTTACCTGGAAACCCGTCCCCGAGAGATCCTCTTCTACTGCAGACCCTTTTCTAACCTAACGacccccctccctccataccGCCCTCCTGGAATCACTGCTACTAATCATGCTAGCTTCATGGATGATCcgctcctccccctccccatgTAGACGTCATGCTTCAAACCCCTCCCCCACCCCGGTAATGCTTGCTCGGGCTAGGAGCCCCTCCCCCTGACAGAACTTGAAGGAAACGGAGCACTTGATGCTTCTCTTATTACCGTCCGACCCACCTGGTTCAGATTGTATTAACTGCTGCTGCCCACACGggggcactctctctctctcatatggaGAGGGAGCGTTAGGAACAGATGAGATGGTTTAGATGTTAGTCACTTCTTAGGCAGGTTGCTTAAACTAGTGAGACGAGACACAGGTGAGGGTGTGGGGGTACATATGTTGTATAAGTCCCTCCAGATGTCATGTTACATACCTGTTACCAACCGAAAGCCATTCCCTGCGGAGCTCTCCTCTCCGATCCCGAGATAATGTGTTGCGCTTTACGAGACTGTGGTACCTTCTGTCATTTCACAGGTTGGCTGGTAGGCCTACCTACTTAGTACCTACCTGTCTTAATATGGAACATATCTATTTTGCCTAAATAGTGTTTGCCATGGTGAGAGGTTGTGGACAGCCCTTACATGTAGTGTGCCGTTACTGGCTTGTACCATGAATGACTTGAATGCTACCCAATGTCATCAGATCTGCAGAAGCCCCACCTAGACGAGAAGGCAGCACCCTCACActggatatacagtgccttcggaaagtattcagaccccatgacttttcctacattttgttacgttacagccttattctagaattgacaaaatattttttccccctcatcaatctacacaaaatactataatgacaaagcaaaaagaggtttttcgatttttttgctaatttaaaaATAAAGTTGgagcacctttgtcagcgattacagcattgtgTCTTCCTGAGTATGACGCttcaagtttggcacacctgtatttggggagtttctcccattcttctctgcagatcctctcaagctctgtcaggttggatggggagcgttgctgcacagctattatcaggtctctgcagagatgtatgatcgggttcaagtccgggctctggctgggccactcaaggacattgagaaatGTCCGGAAGCCACTCatgtattgtcttggctgtgtgcttagggtcgttgtcctgttggaaggtgaaccttcgccccagtgtgaggttctgagcgctctggagcaggttttcatcaaggatcactctgtcctttttccgttcatctttgcctgaatcctgactagtctcccagtccctgccgctgaaaaacatccccatagcataatgctgccgccaccatgcttcaccttagggatggtgccaggtttcctccaggtgtgacgcttggtattccggccaaagagttcaatcttggcttcatcagacctgtcatgtgtcttttactgaggagtggcttccgtctggccactaccataaaggcctgattggtggagtgctgcagagatggttgtccttctggaaggttctcccatctccacagaggaactcgagagctctgtcagtggccattaggttcttggtcacgtccctgaccaaggcctttctctctgattgctcagtttggctgggcagccagctctaggaagagtcttggtggttccaaaattcttccatttaagaatgatggaggccactgtgttcttgcgggATCTTCTTTGCTGaaggaatgttttggtacacttccccagatctgtgcctcgtcacaatcctgtctctgagctctacggacaattcctttgacctcatggcttggtttttgctctgacgtgcactgtcaactgtgggaccttatatagacaggtgtgtgcctttccaaatcatgtccaatcaattgaatttaccacaggactCCAAGttaaagaaacatctcaaggatgatcaatggaaacaggatgcacctgagctcaattacgagtctcatagaaaagggtctgaatacttatgtaaatgaggtatttctgttttgttattttgggatattgtgtgtagattgctgaggattttgaTTTATGTAGTCCATTTTAGAttaagacaacaaaatgtggaaaatgtaatgtggtctgaatactttccgaaggcactggaAAGGAGGGATGGGCTGTGGGACTATAGACTTTGGGGGGATGCATGTTTCACTGGGGAGGTAGAGATGGCctcctctctctaactgctctttATCTCTGTACAATCAAAAGCACCTCTGTACATATCTCTTTCTGTAACAAAGAAATAATTGAGCTACCCTTCGTCCTGAGTGTATATTTTCAGAAGAATAACACAATAAATTTACATGAGCTGCAAAAAATAGCTGTCTGATTTGTTTCTGGATGTGGTTTTGATGACATGAATGTATAGATAAAGGACATCTAGGCTGATGCAGGACATCTAGGCTGATGCAGGACATCTAGGCTGATGCAGGACATCTAGGCTGATGCAGGACATCTAGGCTGATGCAGGACATCTAGGCTGATGCAGGACATCTAGGCTGATGCAGGACATCTAGGCTGATGCAGGACATCTAGGCTGATGCAGGACATCTAGGCTGATGCAAGACAGGACATCTAGGCTGATGCAAGACAGGACATCTAGGCTGATGCAAGACAGGACATCTAGGCTGATGCAAGACAAGACATCTAGGCTGATGCAAGACAAGACATCTAGGCTGATGCAAGACAAGACATCTAGGCTGATGCAAGACATCTAGGCTGATGCAAGACATCTAGGCTGATGCAAGACATCTAGGCTGATGCAAGACATCTAGGCTGATGCAAGACATCTAGGCTGATGCAAGACATCTAGGCTGATGCAAGACAGGACATCTAGACTGTTACAGGACAGCtaggctgatacaggacagggcaTCTATGCTGAATAATGACAGGATATCTAGACTGATACAGGACAGGATATCTAGGCTGATATAGGACAGGACATCTAGAACGATACACGAAAGGATATCTAGACTGATACAGGACAGGATATCTAGACTGATACATGACAGGACATCTAGAATGATACAGGACATCTAGACTGATACAGGACATCTAGGCTGATACAGGACATCTAGGCTGATACAGGACATCTAGACTGATACAGGACATCTAGACTGATACAGGACATCTAGACTGATACAGGACAGGACATCTAGACTGATACAGGACAGGACATCtaggctgatacaggacaggacaTCTACACTGATACAGGACATCtaggctgatacaggacaggacaTCTACACTGATACAGGACAGGATATCTAGACTGATACAGGACAGGATATCtaggctgatacaggacaggacaTCTAGAATGATACAGGACAGGACATCTAGACTGATACAGGACAGGATATCtaggctgatacaggacaggacaTCTAGACTGATACAGGACAGGACATCtaggctgatacaggacaggacatcgcggctgatacaggacaggataTCTAGACTGATACAGGACATCtaggctgatacaggacaggatTTCTAGACTGATACAGGACAGGACATCTAGAATGATACAGGACAGGACATCTAGACTGATACAGGACAGGACATCTAGACTGATACAGGACATCTAGACTGATACAGTACAGGGTGTCTGTACTGATACAGGACAGAACATTTAAACTGATACAGGACATCTAGGTTAATATAGGACAGGACATCTAGATTGATACAGGACATCTAGACTGCATcaacaacattttatagaaaatatGAGTACATTTTTATAGAGGTATGATTTTATTGTAAACGCAATAGCATGACCAGTAAGAATACGAAGGTAAGGGTGAAGTCATTTCAATTGACATGACTGCAGTAGAATGTGTTTACATCGTTCGACGATACCAAGTTGTGAACCATATTACAGGTCCGTCACAACATGGCCATGTGAGCAGTAGAGCTGAGTAGCGTGAAGCAGAAAAAGGGGGGAAAAGTGTGCCGATAAACAAAAATGAGTTGTAAAAAGGAACATCCAGTACTGCAATGGAAGGAACTGAATACACACAACTGTTGACGAGAAATGACGACAATGTTAACCACGAATCCTATGAATAAAAGATTTTTTGTTTGATCTACTTCACGTTCTTAGTTGTATAGACAATAAAAACATCCAGAGTCTCAAATAGAATAGTAGTCTCTGTTCACAACAATTCTTTGTTCAAAATAGAAACACCTCTCAAGAGTTTCTGTTCCACAAACATTTCTTATACACTGGTACGACAGTGTCTTTAGCCCACTGAGCCCCGACCTGATAATCCAGCAGGTTGGTCAGAGGTTCAGGCATAAGTCTGTGTTCAGACTTAGAGCTGTGGCTAATACCAgcagtagagggaggagaggtgccGTGAGTGATGGTCCGCTGTGGTCTGACAGAGCGAGGGTGGGCCTGGTCTCTTGGTTCAGCTCACTCGACAAGGGGGCATTCAGGGTGGGGGGAAGGGCTCCCTGTGCCCTGTCCTTGGGGAGCTCCTCGTCGGCGGCTGCCCCCTCCAGGGACTCATACCACTGGCACTGGAAGTCCCTCTTCCAGGCCTCCAGGTTGCCAGGGTCCAGCTGGCCTGTGGCCTGTACCCCCTCCACCTTCCTCTGCGTCATCACGAAGTTGGAGGGCGGCAAGTGCAGGTAGGCGGAGCTCTCGGGTTTGCGGCGCACGCAGCGGCCACGCCCCTGGCACAGGGAGACGCCGCACAGGCGTGCGGCTGTGGTCACGTTGACGGCGTACAGGCCCAGGACCTCACGCACAAACGTGGCCAGCTCTGAGCAGGCTCTCTGGGGGCAGACAGAGGTGAAATGTTTTCATTCACAGACCCAGTTACAGTTGTCTGGCTGACTGAATGTATGTATGGAACATTGAAGAGATGTGTACTGTACCTGAGTCCTTGTAGAGAAGACGCCTTGATCTTTCTCCCAGAGGACAACCCCTGCTGCCCCCATGGCAGCACTCTCACCAATGGTGTTGACCAGGTCCACCTAATGGAACATCACTCAGTTATACACTGGTTACAGAGCCAACAGACAAAGAGAAACCACTTTCAAAAACATGGTAACATCTACTTCCACCCAACACTATCTCTCACCTCAGACAGAAAAGTATTGGTCGATGTATAGACACTCCTGACCAATGGGAACACAGGAAGGTCGTAGGCGGCCCCGGCCAAGCTTGCCACTCTCAGTGCCTCTCGGATCTGATTGGACGTGTACAGTCTGGCCCCTGAGGTCCCACCCTGCAGCTTCTCTAGTGTGAGGGCGGGGTAGAGAGCAGAGCAGCATTTCCAGAGCCACAGCAGCTCGTCGTTCAATGCCATCTCGGCGGCGGGACAGCGACCCGTGTAATTGGACAGCAACTGGGCGGGGCCGGAGTTGTAACAGTTGGGGTACGGGGTCACGCCCCACAGAGCCTCGGGGCGGAGCCTCCTCACCTCCCACAGGGTCTCCATGAGGATGGACTGGGACGCTGCCTCAAAGTCCACCTGGGGAACGGGATGACATCATCATTATGAGACAACTGTGGCGTTGAATAACATTTGTTACAGCTGTTTCTCATATTACTCTAAACTGGCATGGATGAGGATCTTACCTGAGACCACTTCTCCACCTCCTCCGTGGTCCAGTCAGGGAAGAAGGTCCTCAGCAGAGCCCTGGAGCCCTCCAGGTAGATGCCCTGTTTCTCACGGTTCCTTCCCCACTGCGGGGACCACTGGCCCCAACGCAGTACCCCCAGGCCCTGGTAGCCTATGGATGGTAGCGCTGCCGCTAGGTCCTCCCCTGTCTTCTGGAGGTGTCCATCCAGTCTGGTGTGTTGGGGAAGGCCTCCGTTCACCGGCTGGTCCTGGTTAGTGTAATAGGGGTACTTCCCCAGAGTGTCCTCATAAAACATGGACACGcggccctctctctccatcccaaagGCTCCTGGGTCAGGTCGTCCAGAACACGCCTTGTTGGGGATTCCCCATAGTACTAGAAAAGGCTGCCCTGGTGACAGAGGGGTGCGTGCCAGCTGTGGGGGACCACCAAGGCAAGGGGAGGTAAGGAGCATCAACCCCTGGAGGAGGAGTGGTAGTAGGGCCCTGTGTGGCCCAGCTCTGAGCCCTGCCCTGAGCTCCAGCTCAGTCCACGCCATGGAGCTGCCTGCTGCCTCTGTGTATCACCACGCCTCCAGGCCCTCACAACCAACCATAGCCCTGGGAACACAACACGGCACCTTCAGCTGTCTACGTGCCAACATTAACATTGCATACCTGTTATCACATAACATTGCATACCTGTTATCACATTACTACATTGTATACCTGTTATCACATTACTACATTGTATACCTGTTATCCCATTACTACATTGTATACCTGTTATCACATTATAACATTGTATACCTGTTATCAAATTATAACTTTGCATACCTGTTATCACATTATTACATTGTATACCTGTTATCACATTACTACATTGTATACCTGTTATCACATTACTACATTGTATACCTGTTATCACATTATAACATTGTATACCTGTTATCACATTATAACATTGTATACCTGTTATCACATTATAACATTGTATACCTGTTATCACATTATAACATTGCATACCTGTTATCACATTATAACATTGTATACCTGTTATCACATTATAACATTGTATACCTGTTACTGAATCATTGTCAACAATAAAAATGAATCGCAAGTCAACAAACAAATCATATTGCCAGGCTGCGcaagggcagcacggctggcccttggatgtacacagagattgacttcatcactacttgtatttgtgagaggtactGACATGTTGAAATCcccaagctgtctgtttaaactactaatgaacagctcggacacccatacaTACTCCACAAGACATGCCGCCAGAggtttcttcacagtccccaagtccagaacagactttgggaggcacacagtactacatagagccatgactacatggaactctattccacatcatgtaactgatgcaagcagtaaaatttgatttaaaaaatttATTAAAATGCCACTTATTGagcagcggggactgtgaagtaacacaaacataggcacagacatgtgcatacacacacaagatagcatacgcactatacacatggattttgtactgtagatatgtggtagtggtggagtaggggcctgagggcacacagtgtgttgtgaaatctgtgaatgtactgTAACgtttttaaaatgatataaatgtccttcattttgctggaccccaggaagagccaGGCAGCAGCTAATCCgtaacaaatacaaatacaaatcccTAGTCAGTCCCACGTCGCCGCCAGACATTCTCATTGACTCGTGTGATTCTTTTGCAAACTTATTTGGCCTTCCAAGAGTAGGCCTAAAACAACAAAAGAAGAGATGATTGATTGGGTGaatgaggcgtgtgtgtgtgtgtgtgtgtgtgtgcgtcagtggCATCGCCATTAGAGGGgactagactagaggaacaggatgCCTCAAAAAGGTCATTAACAAGAGTTAATTGGATTCATTAGTGCCGCCCATGTTGGCCACGAGGATCTCTAAGACGCTGCTCGCTCTGTAATGATTCTCAGTAATTACTCTGTAGCGTAGCAGAGGGAGCCATGCCAAAAACAACTACAAAAATCAACACTACACTACGATTATTGATCCCAATCGTTACAGCCCTGTGAAAAAACAGTAAATCCGTAGGACCGTAAAATTGTAAATGTGTCCTTTTTTGGGGGTAAAGCTCTAATCCTTCAACAGTAATCTGCTTTTGTTTGTTTTACTGACCAGGCGTGAAGGGGAGGGGACACCACAAAGCATGTGAACATGTAGGATTCTGTGTAAAACGGATTAACTACCATGGTTTTAGAAAATCAGTTAGCCAATATCATGGATAAGAACCCATTGGGCTGTGCTTTCAtatatacactaagtgtacaggacattaggaacacctgctctttccatgacatagactgaccaggtgaatccaggtggaagctaggatcccttattgatgtcacgtgttaaacccacttcaatcagtgtagatgaaggggaggagacaggttaaaaaaagtgtaagcctttgggggggggggataaggttttgaagtgtctttcCTATAACTAGGAGATATAAGTAAGCTAAggaaatgtttttagttttttggacacatatttaacccatCTTTTTTTTGTTGGCACAGAACGACCTCCGTACTTCCATTCAGTTTTTAAAACCGTCACCAGTTACCtgcagacgagtcctgtgacacagGTGGGGGTGTAGCATCTCACCTTTCCATACTGGggacatattagtttgtagcccaaacggttcggacgctacagatagAAGTTCCTaacgttttgtacactcggtgtgtATATTTGTCCCAGCTATGTGGTCGAAAAATAAGGTACCTGTTATTTTGACACATTCAATTCACTCTAATCCAAGTCACTCCCTGCCTTGAAAAAATGACCGGAGTACTACAGTGCCAAACTTAGACCCTTAGGAATCCCCCTCTAAACTTGGCAAAATATACAATGATTCGGGGTGCCTTATGTTGCAGCAAAAAGGTATCCTGCTCTTTCTGTGGAACTTCAATGTGGGAGAGGACGGGGATCATTGAAAAATACACGTTTACGGAACGAGCCAATGTCTCATCCTTCCCAGAGTTTGTCTGAAAGGCTAAAAGGCGCTGTAGAGTGCATGATACGTGCATTCTTTTAGTGTTACTAAGCTAGGTATATCACAGTAAGAGCAGAAGTTCCACATGCAGGGAGAGCACCCCTATCAGCTAGAGACACCATACCACTATATCTCCATTACAGTGGCGTCAGAGGTGGCCTAGGCTCCCTGGCTGCACTGTCTGACAGAAGGTCAAAGGTCTTAGGCTGCAGGTCAGAAGGTCACTCACCTCTGATTTGCTGGTCCGGACAGACGGACACTTCCTGGGTTCAcctgatgctagctagctagcgaagcTTTGCCGGACTGGGGGAGCAGCGCTGGTCAGGACTATCAGGACGTCAACCGCTCCCAGGGTTTTCAAGGTGGTCAAGGAGAAGATGCGTCTGGTGTCTCCGTATGTAGTA
It encodes the following:
- the LOC129829387 gene encoding hyaluronidase-1-like, with the protein product MAWTELELRAGLRAGPHRALLPLLLQGLMLLTSPCLGGPPQLARTPLSPGQPFLVLWGIPNKACSGRPDPGAFGMEREGRVSMFYEDTLGKYPYYTNQDQPVNGGLPQHTRLDGHLQKTGEDLAAALPSIGYQGLGVLRWGQWSPQWGRNREKQGIYLEGSRALLRTFFPDWTTEEVEKWSQVDFEAASQSILMETLWEVRRLRPEALWGVTPYPNCYNSGPAQLLSNYTGRCPAAEMALNDELLWLWKCCSALYPALTLEKLQGGTSGARLYTSNQIREALRVASLAGAAYDLPVFPLVRSVYTSTNTFLSEVDLVNTIGESAAMGAAGVVLWEKDQGVFSTRTQRACSELATFVREVLGLYAVNVTTAARLCGVSLCQGRGRCVRRKPESSAYLHLPPSNFVMTQRKVEGVQATGQLDPGNLEAWKRDFQCQWYESLEGAAADEELPKDRAQGALPPTLNAPLSSELNQETRPTLALSDHSGPSLTAPLLPLLLVLATALSLNTDLCLNL
- the LOC129830305 gene encoding BLOC-1-related complex subunit 6-like translates to MSLFPVIGTGVPEAANGVDTPASPGLCNVNGPYTHAPNTPAQLLKFGGRVPCPGQGSLDETENCVDGESACDGQENPIDISHNSTSHSDTQQHTDTFPAHPSLPTATCTADTEPDPHEPPKDMSLTGPSQTGMPLNKTLSGDWQHTGTPSKDTAPEGDTHSADKKQSETKHTEPSSCCAAETEEEKEVEEEECEKDGKEQHAGNTQAEVSAEFTEEPSAAAPSPSSAPAEGGESSGSSPCPPHVMAQVRVRNVPERERIVRGMQDSKSLDEISQACIRVARGGGRGGQPEGRRATISSALELEGTVSHDGDLTHFICRNLEQKIKMSSKPSLDCDCDSDCSGSISSRGRGSSSRRPADIPPIDPAVLADLQRHTEEVAHSVELMMRSLNGTIQNMTALSVGYIQTYRDSVDSLGESVDMSIKGMYTLMARCEELDRSMQPIHTLAAQIRDIKRTLDALEAICK